A single Cyprinus carpio isolate SPL01 chromosome A6, ASM1834038v1, whole genome shotgun sequence DNA region contains:
- the gng12b gene encoding guanine nucleotide-binding protein G(I)/G(S)/G(O) subunit gamma-12: MSSKMQSSNNIVQAKRTVQQLRVEANIERIKVSKASADLMHYCSEHAKYDPLLMGIPASENPFKDRKPCAIL; the protein is encoded by the exons ATGTCGTCTAAGATGCAAAGCTCTAATAATATAGTGCAGGCCAAAAGGACTGTTCAACAGCTACGGGTAGAAGCTAACATAGAGAGAATAAAG GTGTCTAAAGCTTCTGCAGACCTCATGCATTACTGCAGTGAACATGCCAAGTATGACCCTCTTCTTATGGGCATCCCAGCTTCAGAAAACCCTTTTAAAGATAGAAAGCCCTGCGCTATATTGTAG